One genomic region from Phragmites australis chromosome 1, lpPhrAust1.1, whole genome shotgun sequence encodes:
- the LOC133883967 gene encoding glutathione S-transferase T3-like yields MENFSSPSFINLLNSSNTSSDPNDPNLQHQRNFHPHHYSMNYPPQQMPPNFPGYPHNFNPFGGQSSYQHCSSTPASYNGGPNMGNYPQEVLGGFATNGPSSAIGSMAFFGASGGSSSRANESSMIASASLVSGAQLGSPVIQIAGESESSSDDNEKKAGCQLWTEEQNLRLVSSWLKNSNDPVQGNSKKYEWYWKEVADEYNKHAPKEQRRTTTQCKNHWTKTIPLVNKFNGIYNEMKSTYASGQSEDQLMKKVRAKYMSVAKKKMPFPFEHWWRQVKDQPKWGTAYPLEEMHKRARLNGSGDYTSSTQDTNTPRPQGQKLAKAKRKGKGKGKSQCSEGSSFTDENLQLFNELQLRKSIVAEKMADATLVQAEAAKAQAEADKEMATTEKEKAKNEKLEKYLRLLDKDSSDFDEIA; encoded by the coding sequence ATGGAGAACTTCTCTTCACCAAGTTTCATAAATTTGCTCAACTCCTCTAACACTAGTTCTGATCCAAATGATCCAAACCTGCAACACCAGCGCAATTTCCATCCACACCACTATTCCATGAACTATCCACCCCAACAGATGCCCCCAAATTTCCCTGGTTACCCACACAATTTCAATCCCTTTGGAggccaatcaagctatcaacaCTGCTCTTCAACACCAGCAAGCTATAATGGAGGTCCCAATATGGGAAACTACCCACAAGAAGTGCTTGGTGGCTTTGCAACCAATGGTCCATCATCTGCAATTGGATCGATGGCTTTCTTTGGAGCTAGTGGAGGTAGCAGTTCACGAGCTAATGAGAGCAGCATGATTGCTTCAGCTTCTCTAGTGTCCGGAGCGCAGCTTGGAAGTCCTGTAATTCAGATTGCAGGGGAGAGTGAGAGCAGCTCAGATGATAATGAAAAGAAAGCAGGGTGTCAACTTTGGACTGAAGAGCAGAACCTACGACTAGTAAGTTCTTggttaaaaaattcaaatgatcCAGTTCAGGGCAATTCAAAGAAGTATGAGTGGTATTGGAAGGAAGTTGCAGATGAATACAACAAGCATGCACCCAAAGAGCAAAGAAGAACAACAACACAATGCAAAAATCATTGGACCAAGACTATCCCTTTGGTTAATAAGTTTAATGGAATCTACAATGAGATGAAGAGCACATATGCTAGCGGCCAATCTGAAGATCAGCTCATGAAGAAAGTTCGTGCAAAGTACATGTCAGTTGCGAAAAAGAAAATGCCATTTCCCTTTGAACATTGGTGGAGACAGGTGAAGGACCAACCTAAATGGGGTACAGCTTACCCACTTGAAGAAATGCACAAGAGAGCTAGGCTGAATGGATCAGGAGATTACACTTCTTCAACTCAAGACACTAATACTCCTAGACCACAGGGGCAGAAGTTAGCGAAAGCCAAAAGGAAGGGCAAAGGGAAAGGGAAGTCACAATGTTCAGAAGGCAGCAGCTTTACAGATGAAAATTTGCAGCTATTCAATGAACTTCAACTACGGAAGTCGATtgttgcagaaaaaatggctgaTGCCACACTTGTTCAAGCTGAAGCTGCAAAAGCTCAAGCTGAAGCTGACAAAGAAATGGCTACAACTGAGAAGGAGAAGGCAAAGAATGAAAAACTGGAAAAGTACCTACGGCTACTTGACAAAGATAGTTCAGATTTTGATGAGATTGCCTAG